In Janthinobacterium agaricidamnosum NBRC 102515 = DSM 9628, the DNA window AACATGCTGAAAATATCGAATGCACGGTGGCTGACCGGACTTTGTTTGGCGTCGCTGCTAAATATTGCGCTAGGGCAAAACAGTGCTCCCCGTTACACCTTGCGATTGCCGGCCGAACCGGCGCCGGCGCTTCCCCTGATACCTTTTTCCGGCACGCTACAGTTTTCCGGCAGCGCCACCGCCGTTATCCAGTACCAGGGGGTGACCATCGTCAGCGAACCCGATGGCGCGCTGTCGCCGCCGGCGGATCTGGTGCTGCTGTCGCAATTGCCGAAGGAACGTCTGGCCGGGGTGCTATTGCTGAAGCGCGATACGCCGATTGTCAGCACGGTCAAGGTGGCGCAGCAATTACGTGAACTGGGTTTCCAGAAACTGTTTCCGCTGAAAACCTGGGATGCGATTCATGTCAGCAAGGGGGCCGCCCGGTTGCGGCTGACGGCGATGCCCGGACGCGCCGCGCCTGGCGGACCCGATAGCATCAGCAGCATGCTCGACTTTGGCACGCAACAAACCGGAACTTACCGGATCTTCATTATCGGCGATGCTGCCGAGCATGGCGATATCGAGCAAATCCCGCAGCGCTTTCCCGGCGCCGACCTGGCCTTGCTGCATCTCAACGGCGCCCGCTTGCTGGGCGTCGTGACGAGTGCCGGCCAGTTACGCATCAGCTATTTGGATCCGGGCCAGCGATACGAATTTTCAACGGGCGGAAACTTGCTTCCCGCCAAGGGGACGATCAGGCGCAAGCCATCGGCGCGCCCGGCCAGATAGCGCCAGGGCGGGGCGGCAATCGGGCTGGCCGTTCAAGCAAACAGATGCTTTCCGAAAAACGTCAGCGTCCGGTCCCACGCTTGCCGGGCCCACACGGGATCGTATTGACTGGTCGGCATGCGGCCGTTGCCGACCGCTTCTTCGTTGGCAAAGGCATGCGGCGCCAGGTAGCGATGAAAATCGAGCGCGACACCAGCGTTGTCCAGCATGGTCTCGAGCTCTGCCACCGTTTCCAATTTAAAATGCTGGTCCTGGGTCGCCCAATGCCCTTGCAGCGGGACCTTGATTTGTTGCGGATCGATGTATTCCAGCGGCGGGAAGCCATAGAACGTCACTGCCGCGTCAAGTTCCGGGTTGCAAACGGCGCTCATGATCACCAATGCGCCTCCCATGCAAAAGCCCATGCTGCCGACCTTCGACGCCCGCGACTGCAGGTACTGGATCGCTCCACGCACATCCTGCGACGCCGCATCGGCAAAATCGAGTCCGTTCATCAGGTGGCTTGCTTCCTCTTGCTCCACGGTAGACTTGCCCCTGTAAAGGTCCGGGACCAGCGCCAGGTAGCCGGCGCTCGCCAGCCGGTCGGCGACCGCCCGAATTTGCCCGTTAAGGCCCCACCATTCCTGGAGCACGACGATCCCCGGTGCGTTCCCGGTATTTTTTTCAGGTTCTGCGAGATAGCCTTGCAGCTCTTGCCCATCGGGGCGCCTGATTGTGACGGTCTTTCCCATGTGTGACTCCTTGCTTGTCGGCGAATGTGCTTGGAGCCAGTGTAGGGGCGTGTCATGATGGCTGCAATGACGTAGGTGCAAGGATTTAGGACATCGATGGAGGTGGTTTTGGATATTGGAATTGTTGTATATGACGGCTTCCAGGCATTGGGCTTAGCGCTGGGCACCGTTTTCGAATATGCGAACCTGTTGTCCGGCAAGCCCGTTTATCACGTGACGCTGGTGTCGGAGCAGGGCGGGCCGGTACGGTCGTCGCAGGGATTCGAGGTCCATACCGCCGCATTCCCTGAACGGCAGTTCGACACCTTGATCGTGCTCGGGAATAACGATTGCATCGGACCGTCCACAGGGTTGCAAGCCTTTTTGCAACAGGCTCCGGATCACAGCCGGCGCGTTGCCGCGGTCTGCACCGGCGCATTTGTGCTCGCCGCCGCAGGATTGCTGGATGGCCGGCGCGCAACGACGCACTGGGACTACACGCGGCGGCTCGGTAAGGCGTATCCGAAAATCACGCTTGACGACGATCGCATTTTTGTCATCGATGGACAGATCTGGACCTCGGCCGGCATGAGCGCGGGGCTGGACCTGGCCTTGGCCTTGGTCGAGCAGGACCTGGGGCCGGAAATCAGCAAGACCATCGCGCGCAAGCTGGTGATCTATCACCGGCGTACCGGCGGACAATCGCAGTTTTCCGCGCTGCTGGATATCGGCGCGAAGTCGGATCGCGTGCAGACCGCGCTGACCTTTGCCAGGGAGAATTTGAAGAGCGCGCTGTCGGTCGACGTCCTCGCGGCGGTTGCGCGGCTCAGTCCGCGCCAATTCAGCCGGGTGTTTCGAGAGGAAACGGGAAGTTCGCCCGCCAGCGCAGTCGAACGGCTGCGGGTCGAAGCGGCCCGCGTGCTGATGGAAACGAGCAGCCATTCGATCGATATCATTGCCAGGGAGACTGGCTTTGGCAACCGCGAACGGATGCGGCAAGCGTTCTTGCGCGCCTGCGGACAGCCTCCCCAGGTGATCAAGCGCTTGTCGAAAGAAGCATGAACGGCCGGTGCCGCACGCATAAAAAAAGCCACCCCGAAAGGTGGCTTCAAGTTACAACTGCCTGGAGACCAGGCTTATTACTTGTTGTTATCCAACAATATTATTCGACGCCCATTTCTTTCAACAGCTTGTCGGCGTGGTCGACATGTTTCATGTTCCACAGGATGTAGCGCAAGTCGACCTGGATCGAGCGGGTGTTGGCCTTGTTGTAGTCCCAGTCGGAAATGATCGAATCGAGCGTGCCGTCGAATGCCAGGCCGATGAATTCGCCTTTGGCGTTCAGCGCTGCCGAACCGGAATTGCCCCCGGTAATATCCAAGGTTGCCAGGTAATCGACCGGTACGGTTTTCAGTTTCGGATCGACGTATTTGCCAAAGTCCTTGGCCTTGATCGCCGCCAGTTGTCCAGCAGGGGCATTGAACTCGCCGCTGCCGGTTGCTTTTGCCACGACGCCATTGACGGTGGTGAACGCGGTCCAGGCGGTGCCGTCGACGCCATGGTCGCGGCTGGCAATGCGGCCGAAGGTCACGCGCAGCGTGCTGTTGGCGTCAGGGTAGACGGCCTGGCCCTTGCTCTTCAGGTAGGCGATTTTCGCCTTCATGTAGCTGGCGTAGGTTTGCTGGATCTTGCCGGACAGTTCTTCATCTTCCGCTTCGTTTTTCAGGCTGTCCGGATACATCGCGACGGCGGCCTTGATGAAGCTGTCGTTGCTGGCCTGGAATTCAGCCGGCGTGCGTTTCAGCCATGCGCTGCGTTCCGCCTTGTCGCCCAGCTTGCTGCCGGCGTACAGCGCGTCCAGCGCGGCGGCCAGTTCGGCCTGGCTCATGCCATCCTTGATGCCGATCGCGGCATCGAAGCTGGCGCGGCGTTGTCCCGCCGGTTCAGCGGCGTACTTGGCCAGGCTGTTCAAGACCAGCGCCTTGTCGACTTTCTGGTCGTAGGTGCGTTCGACCGAATTGACGCCCGATTCGATGCGCGGCACATCGCGCAACTGGTAACCCGATTTACGCTGTGCATCGGCCTTGGCGTTTTCATTGGCGAGGCGATACAGGGTGCGCGCGGTGTTCAGCAAACGCGGTTGCGAGTAGCTCAGGAAAAAATCGCGCTTGATATCGGCATCGCGCTCGGCGATCAGTTTTTCAACTTGTTCGATATCGTTGGCGTATTCGGCCTTGCGCGCAGGATCGGCGTTGACCCATGCTTTCAGCTCTTCCTGTTCCTTGGTCTTGCGGGCCAGGAAATCGCTGCCGGCGTAGGAATCGACCATGCCCTGGCGGTTCTTGTAGTAATTGTTCACGCTGGCGACCTGGCCCGCGTATTTCAGTGCGACATCCTTGTCATCCTTGGTTTCGCGGGCGATGATGGCCAGCGTTTCGCCGGACGCCTTGACGAAGGCAGGGTAGTTCCAGCCGAACGTAAACGCCACTTCCGATGGCAGGCGGTGGCGGTTGGTGCGGCCTGGATAGCCCAGCGCCATGACGAAGTCGCCTTCCTTGACGCCTTCCTTGGCCAGTTTCAGCACGTGTTTCGGCACGTAAGGAACGTTGTCCTTGCTATAGTCGGCGGCCTTGCCGTCCTTGCTGACGTAGGCGCGGTAAAAACCGTAGTCGCCGGTGTGGCGCGGCCACATCCAGTTGTCGGTGTCGCCACCGAATTTACCGACGCCGAGCGCCGGCGCGTGCACCAGGCGCACGTCGCGAATTTCCAGTTGCTTGATCAGGTAAAACTCCAGGCCGCCGTAATAGGCCGACACGGTGCAGCGGTGGCCGCTGTCTTTTTCGCACTCGGCAACCAGCTTTTTCTGATTGTTTTCGATCGCGGCGATGCGTTGCTTGCCGGTCAGCTTGGCGACATCAGGGGTGATGATCTTGTCGCTGACGTTGGTCACTGCGGTGGTCACGAAAATGCGGCTGCCTGGAGCGGCCGGCAATTCTTCGGCAAAAGTTTTCGCCAGGAAACCATTGGCCAGGTAATCATGTTCCTTGGTCGAATTGACCGCCACGCTGTTGTACACGCAGTGATGGTTGGTGGCGACCAGGCCTTGCGGCGACACGAAGGAAGCCGAGCAATTGCCCAGGCTGACGATCGCGCCCATCGGGAATTCGGTCAGTTTGGTCAGGGTTTTCGGGTCCAGCTTCAAGCCGGCGGCTTTCAGTTCTTTCGCTACTTGTGGTA includes these proteins:
- a CDS encoding MBL fold metallo-hydrolase codes for the protein MASLLNIALGQNSAPRYTLRLPAEPAPALPLIPFSGTLQFSGSATAVIQYQGVTIVSEPDGALSPPADLVLLSQLPKERLAGVLLLKRDTPIVSTVKVAQQLRELGFQKLFPLKTWDAIHVSKGAARLRLTAMPGRAAPGGPDSISSMLDFGTQQTGTYRIFIIGDAAEHGDIEQIPQRFPGADLALLHLNGARLLGVVTSAGQLRISYLDPGQRYEFSTGGNLLPAKGTIRRKPSARPAR
- a CDS encoding GlxA family transcriptional regulator is translated as MEVVLDIGIVVYDGFQALGLALGTVFEYANLLSGKPVYHVTLVSEQGGPVRSSQGFEVHTAAFPERQFDTLIVLGNNDCIGPSTGLQAFLQQAPDHSRRVAAVCTGAFVLAAAGLLDGRRATTHWDYTRRLGKAYPKITLDDDRIFVIDGQIWTSAGMSAGLDLALALVEQDLGPEISKTIARKLVIYHRRTGGQSQFSALLDIGAKSDRVQTALTFARENLKSALSVDVLAAVARLSPRQFSRVFREETGSSPASAVERLRVEAARVLMETSSHSIDIIARETGFGNRERMRQAFLRACGQPPQVIKRLSKEA
- a CDS encoding dienelactone hydrolase family protein, with the translated sequence MGKTVTIRRPDGQELQGYLAEPEKNTGNAPGIVVLQEWWGLNGQIRAVADRLASAGYLALVPDLYRGKSTVEQEEASHLMNGLDFADAASQDVRGAIQYLQSRASKVGSMGFCMGGALVIMSAVCNPELDAAVTFYGFPPLEYIDPQQIKVPLQGHWATQDQHFKLETVAELETMLDNAGVALDFHRYLAPHAFANEEAVGNGRMPTSQYDPVWARQAWDRTLTFFGKHLFA
- a CDS encoding S46 family peptidase, with amino-acid sequence MKKTLITLAILSNFAHADEGMWMPQQLPQVAKELKAAGLKLDPKTLTKLTEFPMGAIVSLGNCSASFVSPQGLVATNHHCVYNSVAVNSTKEHDYLANGFLAKTFAEELPAAPGSRIFVTTAVTNVSDKIITPDVAKLTGKQRIAAIENNQKKLVAECEKDSGHRCTVSAYYGGLEFYLIKQLEIRDVRLVHAPALGVGKFGGDTDNWMWPRHTGDYGFYRAYVSKDGKAADYSKDNVPYVPKHVLKLAKEGVKEGDFVMALGYPGRTNRHRLPSEVAFTFGWNYPAFVKASGETLAIIARETKDDKDVALKYAGQVASVNNYYKNRQGMVDSYAGSDFLARKTKEQEELKAWVNADPARKAEYANDIEQVEKLIAERDADIKRDFFLSYSQPRLLNTARTLYRLANENAKADAQRKSGYQLRDVPRIESGVNSVERTYDQKVDKALVLNSLAKYAAEPAGQRRASFDAAIGIKDGMSQAELAAALDALYAGSKLGDKAERSAWLKRTPAEFQASNDSFIKAAVAMYPDSLKNEAEDEELSGKIQQTYASYMKAKIAYLKSKGQAVYPDANSTLRVTFGRIASRDHGVDGTAWTAFTTVNGVVAKATGSGEFNAPAGQLAAIKAKDFGKYVDPKLKTVPVDYLATLDITGGNSGSAALNAKGEFIGLAFDGTLDSIISDWDYNKANTRSIQVDLRYILWNMKHVDHADKLLKEMGVE